A genome region from Naumovozyma castellii chromosome 5, complete genome includes the following:
- the VRG4 gene encoding GDP-mannose transporter (ancestral locus Anc_3.538), producing MSDLKQLQTGHNPWAGIANSGPISILSYCGSSILMTVTNKFVVNLENFNMNFVMLFVQSLVCTLTLIVLKVLGYAKFRPLNKTDAKNWFPISVLLVVMIYTSSKALQFLAVPIYTIFKNLTIILIAYGEVLFFGGSVTSMELSSFLLMVLSSIVATWGDQQALAAKNLADEVTGASVALFNPGYFWMFTNCISSALFVLIMRKRIKLTNFKDFDTMFYNNILALPILLFFSFCVEDWSSANLATNLSNDSLTAMIISGMASVGISYCSGWCVRVTSSTTYSMVGALNKLPIALSGLIFFDAPRNFLSIFSIFLGFLSGIVYAFAKQKKQQQAP from the coding sequence ATGTCTGATCTGAAGCAGTTACAAACAGGACACAACCCATGGGCGGGCATCGCCAACTCTGGTCCCATCTCCATCTTGTCTTACTGTGGGTCCTCCATCTTAATGACCGTCACCAACAAGTTTGTCGTTAACTTGGAAAACTTCAACATGAACTTTGTCATGCTGTTTGTTCAATCTCTGGTTTGTACATTGACTTTGATCGTTTTGAAAGTTTTAGGTTATGCTAAATTCCGTCCATTGAACAAGACTGACGCTAAGAACTGGTTCCCAATTTCAGTCTTGTTGGTCGTCATGATCTACACTTCTTCCAAGGCTTTGCAATTTTTGGCTGTCCCAATTTAcaccatcttcaaaaatttgacCATTATCTTAATTGCTTACGGTGAAGTCTTATTCTTTGGTGGATCTGTTACTTCCATGGAATTGTCATCTTTCTTATTGATGGTCCTATCATCTATTGTTGCCACCTGGGGTGATCAACAAGCTTTGGCTGCTAAGAATCTTGCCGATGAAGTCACAGGCGCCTCCGTGGCTTTATTCAACCCAGGTTATTTCTGGATGTTCACCAATTGTATTTCATCTGCATTATTTGTGTTAATCATgagaaagagaattaaGTTGACCAACTTCAAAGATTTCGATACTATGTTCTACAATAACATTTTAGCATTGCCAAtccttttgttcttctccTTCTGTGTGGAAGATTGGTCCTCTGCTAATTTGGCTACCAATTTATCTAATGATTCATTGACTGCTATGATCATCTCTGGTATGGCCTCAGTCGGTATTTCTTACTGTTCAGGTTGGTGTGTTCGTGTCACTTCATCCACTACTTATTCCATGGTAGGTGCCTTGAACAAGTTACCAATTGCCCTATCAGGTTTGATCTTCTTTGATGCTCCAAGAAACTTCTTATCCATTTTCTCAATCTTCTTAGGTTTCTTGTCTGGTATTGTTTACGCTTTCGCCAAGCAAAAGAAGCAACAACAAGCTCCATAG